Proteins encoded in a region of the Vicia villosa cultivar HV-30 ecotype Madison, WI linkage group LG5, Vvil1.0, whole genome shotgun sequence genome:
- the LOC131601412 gene encoding disease resistance protein RUN1-like isoform X1, translating into MSCFSSCFYSRRKFQPASSTTDDTDTTNPTRKRNSVYLSFHAIDYCSSFVSSLHTALASDSEILFCADYDRLTTTYQEKPLSESSLNIIGECEIAIVMFSKSYTNSRLCLQELEEITKYCRTTPGLIILPFLVNMEEGMYGRAFHDFLDRVWIEEISKEEDKFMSWLAAFNKATKHSTRLLYFKESFKESFQESFRNESEYIKEVVEHVTAVLNKRDVSSFFYGERINSCTQDVIQLLKQSNHPLLLGIWGMEGIGKTTIARTIYDLIGPYFEHKIFVKDIRGVWEQRNGYYFLQKKISAMDRLLETKIKISITMESGKVSIKEKLQHKRVLIILDGVYKLEQLNVVSGSREWFGPGSKIIITTRDRHLLKEHGVDHIYKVKELDESESFELFNLNAFRETTTPRGDFGELCRQVVAYSGGLPPALEELGSFLNGKGVHEWKGVLRSLERLSIPVPQLLKALEKSFNDLSDEEKQIFFDIACFFNGMDQNDVLQTLSKSTQYATLQISLLEDKSLVTIDENNKLQMHVMLQAMARDVIKRKSRNVPDQQKRYDVFLSFRGNDSRVKFISHLHSSLQNAGIHVFKDDDEIQRGDQISTSLLRGIGRSRISIVVLSENYANSRWCMVELEKIMEIGKSKGLVVVPVFYEVDPSDVRHQEGQFGKGFDDLISTISLDESTKSNWRRELFDICGIAGFVLLDSRNESADVKNIVRHVTHLLDRTQLFVAEHPVGVESRVQAATKLLNIEKSEDVLLLGIWGMGGMGKTTIAKAIFNEIGSKFEGRSFLLNIREFWETNTDRVSLQQQVLCDVYKTTTFKISDIESGKNMLKQRLSQNRVLFVLDDVNELDQIKALCGSHKWFGPGSRIIITTRDLHLLNLCRVDNVYKLEEMGESESLELFSWHAFKQPSPAEDFATHSTNVIAYSGRLPLALEVLGSYLSDCEITEWQKVLEKLKCIPHDQVQKKLKISFDGLKDVTEKQIFLDVACFFIGMDKNDVIQILNGCGFFADIGIKVLVERSLVTVDNRNKLRTHDLLRDMGRQIIYEESPFDPEDRSRVWRRNEVFDILLKQKGTKAFKGLALEFPKQDIVCLNTKAFEKMNKLRLLQLAGVQLNGDFKYLSGELRWLCWRGFPSTYTPAEFQQGSLVVIKLKHSNLKQIWKESLMLENLKILNLSHSHDLTETPDFSYLPNLEKLVLKDCPRLSMVSHSIGSLQKLLLINLTDCTGLRKLPRSIYKLKSLETLILSGCSMIDELEEDLEQMESLTTLIADKTAITKVPFSIVRSKSIGFISLCGFEGFSRDVFPSLIWSWISPTNNVLSLGQTSASMSSLRSLSLECGSDLELTQVVARILDVLKGKDCLKLEPSVTTSEISDMYDSPSTDDSLALVGISGSKSYLKSLLIQMGMKCQVSNITEDILLQTADGFSDSLFLPGDHNSEWLTFSCKGCSIKFDLPKMKGRNLKSVMLFIVYRTSSDNMTSEGCLGVLIINHTKTTIQAYKRETLTSFEDEDWQSITSNLEPGNKVEVMIVFADGFIVEKTTVSLLYDESINKEMEHHNTRDREDVIVVENRT; encoded by the exons ATGTCTTGCTTCTCTTCCTGCTTTTATAGCCGCCGCAAATTCCAACCTGCATCTTCTACTACTGATGATACTGATACTACTAATCCAACAAGGAAGAGGAATAGTGTATATTTGAGTTTCCATGCCATAGATTATTGTAGCTCTTTTGTTTCAAGTCTCCATACGGCTCTTGCTTCAGATTCTGAAATTCTCTTTTGCGCGGACTATGACAGGCTTACAACTACATATCAAGAAAAACCATTATCAGAGTCTTCACTGAATATAATTGGAGAGTGCGAAATAGCAATAGTCATGTTTTCAAAGAGTTATACTAACTCAAGGTTGTGTCTTCAAGAATTGGAAGAGATAACCAAATATTGTCGTACCACACCTGGTCTTATTATTCTGCCTTTTCTCGTAAACATGGAAGAAGGTATGTATGGAAGGGCGTTTCATGATTTTTTGGATAGAGTATGGATAGAGGAAATCTCCAAAGAGGAAGACAAGTTCATGAGTTGGCTAGCAGCGTTCAATAAAGCTACCAAACACTCTACTAGATTACTATATTtcaaagaaagtttcaaagaaagTTTCCAAGAAAGTTTCAG GAATGAAAGTGAATATATTAAGGAGGTAGTTGAACATGTTACTGCTGTGCTAAACAAGAGAGACGTGTCCAGTTTTTTTTATGGAGAGAGAATAAATTCTTGCACACAAGATGTGATTCAACTATTGAAACAATCAAATCATCCTCTCCTACTAGGGATATGGGGGATGGAAGGGATTGGTAAAACGACCATTGCCCGAACTATTTATGATCTGATTGGTCCTTATTTTGAGCACAAGATCTTTGTCAAAGATATCAGGGGAGTTTGGGAACAAAGGAATGGTTATTATTTTTTGCAAAAGAAAATTTCTGCTATGGACAGATTATTAGaaacaaagataaaaatatctattACAATGGAATCAGGAAAAGTGTCTATAAAAGAAAAGCTTCAACATAAAAGGGTACTTATTATACTCGATGGTGTTTATAAATTGGAGCAGCTAAATGTTGTGTCTGGAAGTCGTGAATGGTTTGGTCCAGGTAGCAAAATAATCATCACGACAAGAGATAGGCATCTACTTAAGGAGCACGGAGTTGACCATATATACAAAGTGAAAGAATTGGACGAAAGTGAATCGTTTGAGCTTTTTAATTTAAATGCATTCAGAGAAACAACAACTCCTCGAGGGGATTTTGGAGAACTTTGCAGACAGGTAGTTGCCTATTCTGGGGGATTGCCTCCTGCTCTTGAAGAGCTTGGGTCCTTTTTGAATGGAAAGGGAGTACATGAGTGGAAGGGTGTGTTGAGGAGTCTCGAAAGACTTTCCATTCCAGTTCCACAACTACTAAAAGCTCTTGAAAAGAGTTTTAATGATTTGAGTGATGAAGAGAAACAAATATTCTTTGATATAGCATGTTTCTTTAATGGGATGGACCAAAATGATGTGCTCCAAACATTATCCAAGTCAACACAATATGCAACTCTTCAAATAAGCCTCCTTGAAGACAAAAGCCTTGTAACCATTGACGAGAATAACAAGCTTCAAATGCATGTTATGCTACAAGCCATGGCAAGAGATGTCATTAAGAGGAAATCTAGAAATGTGCCTGATCAG CAAAAGAGGTACGACGTGTTCTTGAGTTTTAGAGGGAACGACAGTCGTGTGAAATTCATTTCACATCTGCATTCCTCTCTCCAAAATGCGGGGATTCATGTTTTCAAAGACGATGATGAGATTCAACGAGGAGATCAGATCTCAACATCACTGTTGCGAGGAATTGGAAGGTCTAGAATATCTATAGTTGTTTTGTCTGAAAATTATGCTAATTCAAGATGGTGTATGGTAGAGTTGGAGAAGATCATGGAAATTGGCAAAAGCAAGGGTCTGGTGGTTGTGCCAGTGTTCTATGAGGTGGATCCCTCAGATGTACGTCATCAAGAAGGTCAGTTTGGGAAAGGTTTTGATGATCTTATATCAACAATCTCATTGGATGAATCCACAAAGAGTAATTGGAGAAGAGAACTCTTTGATATTTGTGGCATAGCAGGGTTTGTCCTCCTTGATTCCag GAATGAAAGTGCTGATGTCAAGAATATTGTTAGACATGTTACTCATTTGCTAGATAGGACACAATTATTCGTTGCTGAACATCCAGTGGGAGTAGAATCTCGGGTGCAAGCTGCAACTAAGCTATTAAACATTGAAAAATCAGAAGATGTTTTACTTCTAGGGATATGGGGAATGGGGGGTATGGGCAAAACAACCATTGCCAaagcaatttttaatgaaattggGAGCAAATTTGAGGGAAGGAGCTTCCTTCTGAATATAAGGGAATTTTGGGAGACAAATACTGATAGAGTTTCACTACAGCAACAGGTGctttgtgatgtttacaaaacaacaacattcaaGATAAGTGACATCGAGTCAGGGAAAAATATGTTAAAGCAAAGACTCTCCCAGAATAGGGTGCTTTTTGTGCTTGATGATGTAAATGAATTGGACCAAATAAAGGCTTTGTGTGGAAGCCACAAATGGTTTGGTCCGGGGAGTAGAATAATCATCACTACAAGAGACTTGCATCTTCTTAATTTGTGTAGAGTTGATAATGTGTATAAATTAGAAGAAATGGGCGAAAGTGAATCTCTTGAGCTTTTCAGTTGGCATGCATTCAAGCAACCAAGTCCAGCAGAGGATTTTGCTACACATTCAACAAATGTGATTGCTTATTCTGGGAGATTGCCACTGGCACTTGAAGTTCTTGGATCCTATTTGTCTGACTGTGAAATAACAGAGTGGCAGAAAGTTTTGGAGAAACTCAAATGTATTCCACATGATCAAGTACAGAAGAAGCTAAAAATAAGCTTCGATGGTTTAAAAGATGTTACAGAGAAACAAATATTCCTTGATGTAGCCTGTTTCTTTATTGggatggataaaaatgatgtaaTACAAATATTAAATGGGTGTGGGTTTTTTGCTGATATTGGAATCAAAGTCCTTGTAGAGCGAAGCCTTGTAACTGTTGACAATAGGAACAAGCTTAGAACGCATGATTTGTTGAGAGACATGGGAAGACAAATAATATATGAGGAATCGCCATTTGATCCTGAGGACCGTAGTAGGGTGTGGCGCCGTAATgaagtgtttgatatattattAAAGCAGAAG GGAACAAAAGCTTTCAAGGGACTGGCTTTAGAGTTTCCAAAACAAGATATAGTTTGTCTGAATACCAaagcatttgagaagatgaataAACTCAGATTGCTTCAACTTGCTGGGGTGCAGCTTAATGGAGATTTTAAATATCTTTCAGGAGAACTTAGGTGGTTGTGCTGGCGTGGATTTCCATCAACTTACACTCCTGCAGAATTTCAACAAGGAAGTCTAGTTGTCATCAAATTAAAACATAGCAATCTCAAACAGATATGGAAAGAGAGCCTG ATGCTAGAGAATCTAAAAATTCTTAATCTTAGTCATTCTCATGATTTGACTGAAACCCCAGACTTTTCATACTTGCCTAATCTTGAAAAGCTAGTACTCAAAGACTGTCCAAGGTTGTCTATGGTCTCCCATAGCATTGGATCTCTCCAGAAACTTCTTCTGATAAATTTGACAGATTGCACAGGTCTTCGAAAACTTCCGAGAAGCATCTATAAATTAAAATCTCTCGAAACTTTGATTCTTTCAGGATGTTCCATGATTGACGAATTGGAGGAGGACTTGGAACAAATGGAATCATTGACAACCTTGATCGCAGATAAGACTGCTATAACAAAAGTGCCCTTTTCAATAGTAAGATCCAAAAGCATTGGATTTATTTCTTTATGCGGCTTTGAAGGATTTTCCCGTGATGTATTTCCTTCACTTATTTGGTCTTGGATCTCACCAACAAACAATGTGCTATCCCTAGGTCAAACATCAGCATCCATGTCATCTCTTAGAAGTCTTAGTTTGGAGTGTGGCTCAGATCTAGAACTAACTCAAGTTGTAGCAAGAATTTTGGATGTATTAAAAGGCAAAGATTGTCTGAAATTAGAACCAAGTGTAACTACATCAGAGATCTCTGATATGTATGATTCTCCTTCAACCGATGATTCCCTTGCTCTAGTTGGCATTTCGGGGTCAAAGAGTTACTTGAAATCTCTCTTAATACAAATGGGAATGAAATGCCAAGTCTCCAATATTACCGAAGACATTCTTTTACAG ACTGCAGATGGGTTTTCGGATTCGCTTTTTCTCCCCGGTGACCATAATTCCGAATGGTTAACCTTCAGTTGCAAAGGTTGTTCTATAAAATTTGATCTCCCAAAAATGAAGGGGCGTAACTTGAAGAGTGTGATGTTGTTCATCGTATATCGTACTTCATCAGACAACATGACATCAGAAGGTTGCCTAGGTGTGTTGATCATAAACCACACAAAAACAACCATTCAGGCTTATAAAAGAGAGACACTAACCTCCTTTGAAGATGAGGACTGGCAGAGCATAACATCAAATCTAGAACCCGGTAACAAAGTGGAGGTTATGATTGTTTTTGCGGATGGATTTATTGTAGAAAAGACAACAGTATCTCTCTTGTATGATGAATCAATCAACAAAGAAATGGAGCACCACAATACCAGAGATAGGGaggatgttattgttgttgagaaTAGAACATAA
- the LOC131601412 gene encoding disease resistance protein RUN1-like isoform X2 has translation MILILLIQQGRGIVLTTTYQEKPLSESSLNIIGECEIAIVMFSKSYTNSRLCLQELEEITKYCRTTPGLIILPFLVNMEEGMYGRAFHDFLDRVWIEEISKEEDKFMSWLAAFNKATKHSTRLLYFKESFKESFQESFRNESEYIKEVVEHVTAVLNKRDVSSFFYGERINSCTQDVIQLLKQSNHPLLLGIWGMEGIGKTTIARTIYDLIGPYFEHKIFVKDIRGVWEQRNGYYFLQKKISAMDRLLETKIKISITMESGKVSIKEKLQHKRVLIILDGVYKLEQLNVVSGSREWFGPGSKIIITTRDRHLLKEHGVDHIYKVKELDESESFELFNLNAFRETTTPRGDFGELCRQVVAYSGGLPPALEELGSFLNGKGVHEWKGVLRSLERLSIPVPQLLKALEKSFNDLSDEEKQIFFDIACFFNGMDQNDVLQTLSKSTQYATLQISLLEDKSLVTIDENNKLQMHVMLQAMARDVIKRKSRNVPDQQKRYDVFLSFRGNDSRVKFISHLHSSLQNAGIHVFKDDDEIQRGDQISTSLLRGIGRSRISIVVLSENYANSRWCMVELEKIMEIGKSKGLVVVPVFYEVDPSDVRHQEGQFGKGFDDLISTISLDESTKSNWRRELFDICGIAGFVLLDSRNESADVKNIVRHVTHLLDRTQLFVAEHPVGVESRVQAATKLLNIEKSEDVLLLGIWGMGGMGKTTIAKAIFNEIGSKFEGRSFLLNIREFWETNTDRVSLQQQVLCDVYKTTTFKISDIESGKNMLKQRLSQNRVLFVLDDVNELDQIKALCGSHKWFGPGSRIIITTRDLHLLNLCRVDNVYKLEEMGESESLELFSWHAFKQPSPAEDFATHSTNVIAYSGRLPLALEVLGSYLSDCEITEWQKVLEKLKCIPHDQVQKKLKISFDGLKDVTEKQIFLDVACFFIGMDKNDVIQILNGCGFFADIGIKVLVERSLVTVDNRNKLRTHDLLRDMGRQIIYEESPFDPEDRSRVWRRNEVFDILLKQKGTKAFKGLALEFPKQDIVCLNTKAFEKMNKLRLLQLAGVQLNGDFKYLSGELRWLCWRGFPSTYTPAEFQQGSLVVIKLKHSNLKQIWKESLMLENLKILNLSHSHDLTETPDFSYLPNLEKLVLKDCPRLSMVSHSIGSLQKLLLINLTDCTGLRKLPRSIYKLKSLETLILSGCSMIDELEEDLEQMESLTTLIADKTAITKVPFSIVRSKSIGFISLCGFEGFSRDVFPSLIWSWISPTNNVLSLGQTSASMSSLRSLSLECGSDLELTQVVARILDVLKGKDCLKLEPSVTTSEISDMYDSPSTDDSLALVGISGSKSYLKSLLIQMGMKCQVSNITEDILLQTADGFSDSLFLPGDHNSEWLTFSCKGCSIKFDLPKMKGRNLKSVMLFIVYRTSSDNMTSEGCLGVLIINHTKTTIQAYKRETLTSFEDEDWQSITSNLEPGNKVEVMIVFADGFIVEKTTVSLLYDESINKEMEHHNTRDREDVIVVENRT, from the exons ATGATACTGATACTACTAATCCAACAAGGAAGAGGAATAGT GCTTACAACTACATATCAAGAAAAACCATTATCAGAGTCTTCACTGAATATAATTGGAGAGTGCGAAATAGCAATAGTCATGTTTTCAAAGAGTTATACTAACTCAAGGTTGTGTCTTCAAGAATTGGAAGAGATAACCAAATATTGTCGTACCACACCTGGTCTTATTATTCTGCCTTTTCTCGTAAACATGGAAGAAGGTATGTATGGAAGGGCGTTTCATGATTTTTTGGATAGAGTATGGATAGAGGAAATCTCCAAAGAGGAAGACAAGTTCATGAGTTGGCTAGCAGCGTTCAATAAAGCTACCAAACACTCTACTAGATTACTATATTtcaaagaaagtttcaaagaaagTTTCCAAGAAAGTTTCAG GAATGAAAGTGAATATATTAAGGAGGTAGTTGAACATGTTACTGCTGTGCTAAACAAGAGAGACGTGTCCAGTTTTTTTTATGGAGAGAGAATAAATTCTTGCACACAAGATGTGATTCAACTATTGAAACAATCAAATCATCCTCTCCTACTAGGGATATGGGGGATGGAAGGGATTGGTAAAACGACCATTGCCCGAACTATTTATGATCTGATTGGTCCTTATTTTGAGCACAAGATCTTTGTCAAAGATATCAGGGGAGTTTGGGAACAAAGGAATGGTTATTATTTTTTGCAAAAGAAAATTTCTGCTATGGACAGATTATTAGaaacaaagataaaaatatctattACAATGGAATCAGGAAAAGTGTCTATAAAAGAAAAGCTTCAACATAAAAGGGTACTTATTATACTCGATGGTGTTTATAAATTGGAGCAGCTAAATGTTGTGTCTGGAAGTCGTGAATGGTTTGGTCCAGGTAGCAAAATAATCATCACGACAAGAGATAGGCATCTACTTAAGGAGCACGGAGTTGACCATATATACAAAGTGAAAGAATTGGACGAAAGTGAATCGTTTGAGCTTTTTAATTTAAATGCATTCAGAGAAACAACAACTCCTCGAGGGGATTTTGGAGAACTTTGCAGACAGGTAGTTGCCTATTCTGGGGGATTGCCTCCTGCTCTTGAAGAGCTTGGGTCCTTTTTGAATGGAAAGGGAGTACATGAGTGGAAGGGTGTGTTGAGGAGTCTCGAAAGACTTTCCATTCCAGTTCCACAACTACTAAAAGCTCTTGAAAAGAGTTTTAATGATTTGAGTGATGAAGAGAAACAAATATTCTTTGATATAGCATGTTTCTTTAATGGGATGGACCAAAATGATGTGCTCCAAACATTATCCAAGTCAACACAATATGCAACTCTTCAAATAAGCCTCCTTGAAGACAAAAGCCTTGTAACCATTGACGAGAATAACAAGCTTCAAATGCATGTTATGCTACAAGCCATGGCAAGAGATGTCATTAAGAGGAAATCTAGAAATGTGCCTGATCAG CAAAAGAGGTACGACGTGTTCTTGAGTTTTAGAGGGAACGACAGTCGTGTGAAATTCATTTCACATCTGCATTCCTCTCTCCAAAATGCGGGGATTCATGTTTTCAAAGACGATGATGAGATTCAACGAGGAGATCAGATCTCAACATCACTGTTGCGAGGAATTGGAAGGTCTAGAATATCTATAGTTGTTTTGTCTGAAAATTATGCTAATTCAAGATGGTGTATGGTAGAGTTGGAGAAGATCATGGAAATTGGCAAAAGCAAGGGTCTGGTGGTTGTGCCAGTGTTCTATGAGGTGGATCCCTCAGATGTACGTCATCAAGAAGGTCAGTTTGGGAAAGGTTTTGATGATCTTATATCAACAATCTCATTGGATGAATCCACAAAGAGTAATTGGAGAAGAGAACTCTTTGATATTTGTGGCATAGCAGGGTTTGTCCTCCTTGATTCCag GAATGAAAGTGCTGATGTCAAGAATATTGTTAGACATGTTACTCATTTGCTAGATAGGACACAATTATTCGTTGCTGAACATCCAGTGGGAGTAGAATCTCGGGTGCAAGCTGCAACTAAGCTATTAAACATTGAAAAATCAGAAGATGTTTTACTTCTAGGGATATGGGGAATGGGGGGTATGGGCAAAACAACCATTGCCAaagcaatttttaatgaaattggGAGCAAATTTGAGGGAAGGAGCTTCCTTCTGAATATAAGGGAATTTTGGGAGACAAATACTGATAGAGTTTCACTACAGCAACAGGTGctttgtgatgtttacaaaacaacaacattcaaGATAAGTGACATCGAGTCAGGGAAAAATATGTTAAAGCAAAGACTCTCCCAGAATAGGGTGCTTTTTGTGCTTGATGATGTAAATGAATTGGACCAAATAAAGGCTTTGTGTGGAAGCCACAAATGGTTTGGTCCGGGGAGTAGAATAATCATCACTACAAGAGACTTGCATCTTCTTAATTTGTGTAGAGTTGATAATGTGTATAAATTAGAAGAAATGGGCGAAAGTGAATCTCTTGAGCTTTTCAGTTGGCATGCATTCAAGCAACCAAGTCCAGCAGAGGATTTTGCTACACATTCAACAAATGTGATTGCTTATTCTGGGAGATTGCCACTGGCACTTGAAGTTCTTGGATCCTATTTGTCTGACTGTGAAATAACAGAGTGGCAGAAAGTTTTGGAGAAACTCAAATGTATTCCACATGATCAAGTACAGAAGAAGCTAAAAATAAGCTTCGATGGTTTAAAAGATGTTACAGAGAAACAAATATTCCTTGATGTAGCCTGTTTCTTTATTGggatggataaaaatgatgtaaTACAAATATTAAATGGGTGTGGGTTTTTTGCTGATATTGGAATCAAAGTCCTTGTAGAGCGAAGCCTTGTAACTGTTGACAATAGGAACAAGCTTAGAACGCATGATTTGTTGAGAGACATGGGAAGACAAATAATATATGAGGAATCGCCATTTGATCCTGAGGACCGTAGTAGGGTGTGGCGCCGTAATgaagtgtttgatatattattAAAGCAGAAG GGAACAAAAGCTTTCAAGGGACTGGCTTTAGAGTTTCCAAAACAAGATATAGTTTGTCTGAATACCAaagcatttgagaagatgaataAACTCAGATTGCTTCAACTTGCTGGGGTGCAGCTTAATGGAGATTTTAAATATCTTTCAGGAGAACTTAGGTGGTTGTGCTGGCGTGGATTTCCATCAACTTACACTCCTGCAGAATTTCAACAAGGAAGTCTAGTTGTCATCAAATTAAAACATAGCAATCTCAAACAGATATGGAAAGAGAGCCTG ATGCTAGAGAATCTAAAAATTCTTAATCTTAGTCATTCTCATGATTTGACTGAAACCCCAGACTTTTCATACTTGCCTAATCTTGAAAAGCTAGTACTCAAAGACTGTCCAAGGTTGTCTATGGTCTCCCATAGCATTGGATCTCTCCAGAAACTTCTTCTGATAAATTTGACAGATTGCACAGGTCTTCGAAAACTTCCGAGAAGCATCTATAAATTAAAATCTCTCGAAACTTTGATTCTTTCAGGATGTTCCATGATTGACGAATTGGAGGAGGACTTGGAACAAATGGAATCATTGACAACCTTGATCGCAGATAAGACTGCTATAACAAAAGTGCCCTTTTCAATAGTAAGATCCAAAAGCATTGGATTTATTTCTTTATGCGGCTTTGAAGGATTTTCCCGTGATGTATTTCCTTCACTTATTTGGTCTTGGATCTCACCAACAAACAATGTGCTATCCCTAGGTCAAACATCAGCATCCATGTCATCTCTTAGAAGTCTTAGTTTGGAGTGTGGCTCAGATCTAGAACTAACTCAAGTTGTAGCAAGAATTTTGGATGTATTAAAAGGCAAAGATTGTCTGAAATTAGAACCAAGTGTAACTACATCAGAGATCTCTGATATGTATGATTCTCCTTCAACCGATGATTCCCTTGCTCTAGTTGGCATTTCGGGGTCAAAGAGTTACTTGAAATCTCTCTTAATACAAATGGGAATGAAATGCCAAGTCTCCAATATTACCGAAGACATTCTTTTACAG ACTGCAGATGGGTTTTCGGATTCGCTTTTTCTCCCCGGTGACCATAATTCCGAATGGTTAACCTTCAGTTGCAAAGGTTGTTCTATAAAATTTGATCTCCCAAAAATGAAGGGGCGTAACTTGAAGAGTGTGATGTTGTTCATCGTATATCGTACTTCATCAGACAACATGACATCAGAAGGTTGCCTAGGTGTGTTGATCATAAACCACACAAAAACAACCATTCAGGCTTATAAAAGAGAGACACTAACCTCCTTTGAAGATGAGGACTGGCAGAGCATAACATCAAATCTAGAACCCGGTAACAAAGTGGAGGTTATGATTGTTTTTGCGGATGGATTTATTGTAGAAAAGACAACAGTATCTCTCTTGTATGATGAATCAATCAACAAAGAAATGGAGCACCACAATACCAGAGATAGGGaggatgttattgttgttgagaaTAGAACATAA